One stretch of Euphorbia lathyris chromosome 7, ddEupLath1.1, whole genome shotgun sequence DNA includes these proteins:
- the LOC136200912 gene encoding abscisic acid 8'-hydroxylase 1-like: MLKLLAAQELKFLMENKHDIIMVAIFSIVIFAFFKTRRRRVKKSIEEDDGIPGGHGLPFVGETFSFLSATNSTRGCYDFVRLRRKRYGKWFKTRLFGKIHVFLPSTEAARKVFTNDFGEFNKSYIKSMATIVGPKSVFAAPVESHKRIRHILSALFSMPSLSKYVPKFDQMLSQRLKQLQQTGQKFALLDFTMKLTLDSMCELLMSIKEESMLQQILRDCGDVSDGLLSVPLMIPGTTYYRGMKARERLMKIFGEMIGRRRSGEEHKDDFLQTLLEKDESNSSDEKLEDSEIMDNLLTLLVSGQVSSAATMMWSIKYLDENTQVLDKLREEQFDITNNKEKGSLLCFEDLNKMSYGFKVVKETLRMANVVLWLPRVAQNDCVVDGHKIKKGWTANVDATCIHFDPALYKDPLEFNPSRFDETQKAYSFIPFGAGARTCLGIEMAKLSMLIFLHRLTSLYLWKIEDRDPRLQKTTHVPRLRSGLPITLKPFSMEM; encoded by the exons ATGTTGAAGCTACTTGCTGCACAAGAGCTTAAATTCCTTATGGAAAACAAGCATGACATTATAATGGTCGCAATCTTTTCCATAGTAATATTTGCTTTCTTCAAAACTAGGAGGAGAAGGGTCAAAAAAAgcattgaagaagatgatggtaTTCCTGGTGGCCATGGCCTACCTTTTGTAGGTGAAACCTTCTCTTTTCTTTCAGCCACTAACAGCACTAGAGGCTGCTATGACTTCGTCCGGCTCCGGCGAAAAAG GTACGGGAAGTGGTTCAAGACAAGATTGTTTGGAAAGATACATGTATTTCTTCCAAGTACAGAGGCTGCAAGAAAGGTGTTCACAAATGACTTTGGAGAATTCAACAAATCATATATAAAATCAATGGCAACTATTGTTGGACCAAAGAGTGTGTTTGCTGCACCTGTTGAGAGCCACAAAAGGATTAGGCATATTTTATCTGCTCTCTTTTCCATGCCTTCTCTTTCCAAATACGTTCCCAAATTCGATCAAATGCTATCTCAGAGGTTGAAACAATTGCAACAAACTGGACAAAAATTTGCACTTCTTGACTTCACTATGAAG CTGACATTAGATTCAATGTGTGAGTTGCTAATGAGCATCAAAGAGGAATCCATGCTTCAACAGATTCTAAGAGACTGTGGAGATGTATCAGATGGTTTGTTATCTGTTCCTCTTATGATTCCTGGAACCACATACTACAGGGGCATGAAA GCACGCGAAAGGCTGATGAAGATCTTCGGGGAGATGATTGGTAGACGGAGAAGTGGAGAGGAGCACAAGGATGATTTCCTGCAGACATTGTTAGAAAAAGATGAGTCAAATTCATCAGATGAAAAGCTTGAAGATAGTGAGATAATGGATAACCTGTTAACATTACTAGTTTCAGGACAGGTTAGCTCTGCAGCTACTATGATGTGGAGCATTAAGTACTTGGATGAGAATACACAAGTTCTGGACAAGCTCAGG GAAGAACAATTTGACATAACCAATAATAAGGAGAAGGGAAGCTTGCTTTGCTTCGAAGATTTGAACAAGATGTCGTATGGATTCAAG GTAGTGAAAGAAACATTGAGAATGGCAAATGTAGTGTTGTGGCTTCCTCGAGTTGCACAAAATGATTGCGTAGTTGATG GTCACAAGATAAAGAAAGGATGGACTGCAAATGTTGATGCTACTTGTATTCATTTTGATCCAGCTTTGTACAAGGATCCTTTGGAATTCAACCCTTCCAGATTTGAT GAAACACAAAAAGCATACAGTTTCATACCATTTGGAGCAGGAGCAAGGACATGTTTAGGAATTGAGATGGCAAAACTCTCTATGCTCATCTTTTTACACAGGCTCACTTCTTTATACTT GTGGAAAATTGAAGATAGAGACCCAAGACTACAAAAAACTACACATGTTCCTAGACTAAGGAGTGGATTGCCCATAACTTTAAAGCCCTTTAGTATGGAAATGTGA
- the LOC136234768 gene encoding small ribosomal subunit protein uS13z/uS13y/uS13x produces MSLVANEDFQHILRVLNTNVDGKQKIMFALTSIKGIGRRFANIVCKKADVDMNKRAGELTAAELDNLMVIVANPRQFKIPHWFLNRQKDYKDGKYSQVVSNALDMKLRDDLERLKKIRNHRGLRHYWGLRVRGQHTKTTGRRGKTVGVSKKR; encoded by the exons ATG TCTCTGGTTGCGAATGAGGACTTTCAGCACATTTTGCGTGTGCTGAATACTAATGTGGATGGCAAACAGAAGATTATGTTTGCTTTGACCTCAATCAAGGGTATTGGGAGGCGCTTTGCTAACATTGTCTGCAAGAAGGCCGATGTTGACATGAATaagag GGCTGGTGAATTAACTGCTGCTGAGCTTGATAATCTAATGGTCATTGTTGCGAATCCTCGTCAGTTCAAGATCCCACATTGGTTTTTGAATAGGCAAAAGGACTACAAGGATGGGAAATATTCTCAAGTTGTCTCCAATGCACTGGACATGAAGTTGAGAGATGATTTGGAGAGATTGAAAAAGATAAG GAACCATCGTGGTCTGAGGCACTACTGGGGTCTTCGAGTTAGGGGACAGCACACCAAGACCACTGGTCGTCGTGGAAAGACTGTTGGTGTCTCAAAGAAGAGATGA